CTATTTAAAATTAGAAGTCATTAGTATTCTTTATTCTTCCTCAATTAATTTTTCTCTGTAGCACTTATTATGCTATATACTATGCTTTTACTTAGTTATATCATGCTTACCACCTTCCATTATAGTGTAAGTTCTACCACTGGCAAATGTGATAATAATAATTCTTGCCAGCAAGGATCTTCAAAGGATGTTAGAACTAATGACTGAAAGTTTGATGAGAAACAagattttggggccaggcagtggcacacctggttgagtccacacctaacagtgtgcaaggaccgattcaagcccctagtcctcacctgcagggggaaatcttcacaagtagtgaaggagggtcgcaggtatctctctttgtctctttccctcttaatttctctctatccaataataaataaattaaatgaaatctttaaaaaagatgtttATGCCTCCTACAGGATTCTTATTGTAAAAGGGAAATAGCAATTTTTGTAATAAAGAATATGGGTACCCCTATCTTACTCAAGTAATTATAGTTACTATTACCTATGGTCTAATAGGTTGATGTCATGTGCCCCATGATATGAAGAAGAGCAAATATAACATCTCTTCTTTGGAGTTCTAGTGTAACCTAAGTTTAATCAGGAGTAAACATTTGACAAATCAATTAAGGAATAGTCTGTAGTATAATTAACTAGCGTTTATACAAAGACAATACTGAGAAAACAGAGGTGGGCAACTGAATGCAATGTATGATCCCAGATGGATATTCTTTTCACATAAAGAATATTATTCAGGAGCAGAGCAggtcacataatggttatgcaaagaaattctcatgcctgaagctccaaaggctCCCATTTAATTGCCCACCCTCACTCcataccactataaatcagagctgagcaaggcatGGAGGGGTGATGGGTTCCCACTAGACTCTAATCTTCATCAATTTACCCTAACAATTTAGAGACACATTGGTTGGAttaataaaagatatttttaaatgttatatccTAAAGTGTAGCCACATGCTTTCTATAAGCAACTTAAAACATTACGAGAGCAAGGGAGAAAAGATCAGGGAGAGGGGGTGTCATGAGGGGGATTTAATGCATGCCAATGGGGTTGAGGGAAGCTTGAGGGACACTTAGGTTTCCAGGAGACATCACAAGACACAGTGACTCACCGGGATATTGTATCGGGTCCGGTACATGGTCCTCATGGCCACGCTGCCTCCACACAGGCAGCACTCATTCATTTCAGAGGCGATCTGACATGAGAGGCACAGAGGAAAGAAGGTTCCACAGAGGCCTGGACACAGGGTAGAAACACAAAGAGAGGTCAGTCAAATGCACCGTGGTGTCCACAAAATCATCCCATGTTCAAACAGATGCTCCCTCAGGACATGGGCAAACAggtaacataaataaatgaactagGCTGGAAAAAGCGCAAAACAGAAAATAGTGACACTATTGCCAGCCTGGAAAGTACATGTGAGAATTTGTTCCTTTGGGTAGGGGAATCTGAACTCTGATGTGTGAGAATgaggaattattttttaaaattttacaaaattTCATGAGAATTTGAAAATGTAACTTGGaaagctaattttttttaaatgtgttatcTGTTTTTCATTTGTGTCCTGTTTCAAAATTAGTAAAGACTTCTTTATGTATAAAATGAACATAGGAGATAAACATATCCAGAATTGAAACCTGCCCTTTGGCTTTTAGGTTGTGTTGTCTGAGTTAGAGAGTATAGCATAAAGGcaggggaaaatagcataatggttatgcaaacaggttctcacgcctgaggctccagagtcccaggttcaatctcctgcaccaactgcaagccagagctgagcagtgctctggtttaaaaaaaaaaaaagtaaagagagtaTAGCATGAAATTCCTCAAGAGGTGaaatgaatgacttttttttctttttaaattaagttaaatttaattttattagtgatttaatattgatttacaaaattgtaattaataattaattccaTCAATGTTATGtctcccatcttctccattggaaatcccagtagttctcccaaggtctctgatataactatctttctatatctatcttctataactatctttctgtatctccctctatatatttttccccatttttttcaatggtcctgccttcacttcctttctagtttacctttacacttattactactcccaagtgtctttcctttattcctcttttttcttAGATAAACGAAACCCcaggaaatctttttgcatagccattatgctgtcaccccaacccctctttttcttcttaaattaatttaaaaaaaaaaaaagattttatttatttattcatgaagagagaaggagagagagagagagaaagaaagaaccagacattactctggtacatgtgctgccagggattgaactcaggacctcatgcttcagagtctgatgttttatccactgcgccacctcctggaccacaaattaatttatttattcaaatgaATGACTTTTATTTGTTGGTAATCTGCATTATCAtgatcaaagagaaagaaacgTATACTTACAAACTCCCATATCACTGCAGCAGTCAAAGGTTCCGGTTTGCCAGTCACTGACCATGGCACCACCTCCACCAAAGCCTGGCTGTGTAACGACTGGATTCATTTTTCAGATGAAGTTCAAAATGGCACTGCCTGTGAAAACAAAACCCTCTAAGGAGTAAATATTTTGTTCTACTGATTGGCTATAGACTCTTCTCCTGAGCTGGTATGGTAACAAACATTCAGCTATCTATGAATAATATTTCCagatggttctttctttctttttatttttaaaaaatattttattagggagtcgggcggtggtgcagcaggttaagcgcaggtggcgcaaagcgcaaggaccggcatagggatctgggtttgagcccccggatccccacctgcaggggagtcacttcacaggtcttgcaggtgtctttctctccccctcctcactccatttctctctgtcttatccaacaatgacaacatcaataacaacaacaacaataaaaaaacaagggcaacaaaagggaaaataaataaattaaaaaaaaaagagaaaaaaatatttacttactaatgagatagataggaggagagaaagaaagaaccagacatcactctggtacatgtgctgctggggattgaactgggacctcatgcttgagagtctaatgctttatccgttgtaccacctcccagaccactagatgGTTGAGTCTATTTGGAAATTTAAAACATAAAGGCAGTGAGGGCTTCTTTctcaaatttaaatttttttgactAGAACTTCTCTTAGCCCTGACTGTTGGTGgttcaggagactgaacctgggacaacctaaagatttctttgttttgtttgtccttTTCACTCATCCTCCTTAATTTTACCTACAGAATGAATGAGGTCCCGAATTCGATCccaagcatcacatgtgccaaagtgaggctctgattctcttttctttttcataaacaaatctttaaaataatcctcatgattattttttttaaaatagtaatatttcagggccaggtggtggtgcacctggttaattgcatacattacagtgcacaaggacctgggctcaagtccctggtcctcacctgcagaaggaaagcttcaggagtggtgaagcaggactgcaggtgtctgtttccttccctctctatctccctgtccccactcaatttttctctgtccccacccaataataaataaataaaataaatacgtctttaaaaaatagtaatttttaCAAAACTATTCCACAGATGTTATCACAGTTGTTCCACAGAACTCTGTGAGGTAAAAGTTCTTTATTCTCCCATAATTTGGGTCATAAAACATATGATTATAACAAATGTCAACATTCACTATGTAATTAGTATTGATGTCTTAATAGTCAAAGTTTTATGAGAGGTGTTAGGTTTGTTAACTTCCTTTAGGAAGGTCAGTATCTGAAAAACAGAGACTTGAAGTCTCACACAATAGCCCATTGTTTGCAAAATCAGAAAGAAATCATGCTCTCAACAAAGTGGTAACAGATTTCATCAGTGAAGTCTCATGAACTCCTGCCTATTCAGAATTCTCAAATAGAAAATGTTTGTCTTCACAATAGTGAAAGCTATAACTTTCTTCTTGTGACTGGTGGTGGCATAGTGAtaaagtgcaggacttgcatgcagaaGGTCTGAAGCTTGATTCCTGGTGCTGAACATGCCAGAgtaattctctctgtctcataatcaaataaacaaaatacttaattttttttcttacatttccCCTAACCAGTTGCAAGGAATTTCTCTTCCTACCTCTGTCCCCTTCAACTGTCCTTCTCCTCCATGTTGCCAGAAAGATgcctgacaaaacaaacaaacaaacaaacaaaccttctaCAGTGCACCCTGGTCCAGGATGTACAACAGGCCTATATTTAATGCTTAGTTCAAGCTACAGTACCTTACAGTGATCCTTGGGTGTGTAAAAATTTCTCAATGTAATTTTGATTCAGCCAGGTCTGGGGATCAGTGTCTACATGGCATTTTACTCTTTCTCAGTCCTCCCTAATCAGTCATCTCAGCTCTCTATCTTATCCTGATCTTCCAGTTGTATTCTGTCTATTTTGATATCCACAGCTCCTGTAATTGATTACTACCAAAAACCAGCAAGGAGACATGGAAGTTCTGCAGAATAATAAAAGCTAAGGTACTTTTAACTGCTTTAGAAGGGGGCCTTCATTATTTGTTATTATGACTCACTCTATGGTTGAAAGTTTATCTGTATTGAAACAGCTGTATAATTTATGGCTAGATTGTGCCAGTAATTATGTCTGAAATTACAAGGTTTAGATAAATATTTAACTAGAACCTAAAGGTCTTTCTCTTCTGTTATTAATTGGGAGAGCAAATGATAATTTTCAATAAGGCAGGAGAACATACCTGGTGGCATACAGACTGTTACACTGGCAGACCAAAGTAATGGGCTGCCAGGGCATCCTACAAGTGTACCTGGTACTCAGTTGACAAACAATAAGATATAaaatatagggctggggagacatcatagTAGTTACACAAAAGACTGTCATATCTGAGGTTCAgaattctcaggttcaattcctggcaccatgcAAAAGCATAGctgatataaaatataaaataaaaattgcttcagggcaaagactatatatataatcTTGGTATTGGGGAAGAAGATTTGAAACCAGCTTTCCTGATCTCTATAGTTTTCAACCTGCCCCTTTTTGCTTCCGTAGCTCATCCAGCTCTATGACTTCTTCCTCATTAGCTAATCCAATTTATCATTGAAATGTAACCGATACACAATAAAGAGCACAAGccatgggtggggtagatagcaaagagaCTTAATGCCTGAGaaactaaagtcccaggttcaactcctagcaccaccataaaacagctgagcagtgctcaggtaagaagaaaaagaaaaaaaaaagcataaatcaTGAATGCAACAGATTAATCTTCACAAAGGTCACAATTCCTGTAACTGGAAGCTAACTCAAAAACTAGAAtacttggtctgggaggtggtgcagtggataaggcatcggactctcaagcacgaggttccaagttcaacccctggcagcacatgtaccagagtgatgtctggttctttctcctatctttctcactaataaataaataaaatcttttaaaaaaccaaCTAGAATACTATCAATAGCCTGAAGCCCTCCTGACTCTTTtcatcatatatataaatatattttatttatccatacTACCACCATATTGCTTTCTTTCGGGACTTTTATCAAAACT
Above is a window of Erinaceus europaeus chromosome 3, mEriEur2.1, whole genome shotgun sequence DNA encoding:
- the LOC103109427 gene encoding placenta-specific gene 8 protein-like translates to MNPVVTQPGFGGGGAMVSDWQTGTFDCCSDMGVCLCGTFFPLCLSCQIASEMNECCLCGGSVAMRTMYRTRYNIPGSICNDFMMLACFPSCALCQLKRDINRRKAMNAL